Proteins co-encoded in one Kutzneria chonburiensis genomic window:
- a CDS encoding non-ribosomal peptide synthetase: protein MTSTIEAPVQVPWSAVPLSAEQQGLLYLHQLEPDLARYHVPVAFELVGELDVPALERALKSLVRRHPLLAARTGADPAVLDADPERTIPLERKTFHGGSTQAVELLQRESVKPLDVENAGMTRAVLVTSTEDRHHLMLVVHHVVLDGEASGVLVADLWSLYTAERNGTAGPVKPAVPAHAYADHIAARRSQNEQELRAYWQAVLKDGCGPVELPSDGPADKATADVVLEFDAEQTAAVNSFARKQRVGVFPVLLAAFQRTLAQFARQQRVAVAVPVSTRHDPALDRAVGCFVNTVLVRSPENPELDRADYVRAVRTEVARAIDHAALPYPRIAELAPGVDFNCVFTYQSWFEPGGFGDSVPGLRIKLVEQVHQPVVGDLTLELFADGDRIRGRLRYATDKFAEPTATSFARQLVANACGEQVAVHTDDTAIAFDEQDDIHWSLRRAAKENADRIALQEGDRSWTYAELDAETAKRAAGLRANGVNIGDTVGLWLPRSAEQVIAVLSVLRAGAVFVPLDPAHPDHRLDDIARRARLALVIREANDRPTPADVVGVELSSLDGPAIDDVPPRADQPAYVLFTSGSTGVPKGVVVGHRAFVNHLAWSKRYFDVTSDDAMAFSGTLSFDVTLHQLFVPLVCGARLVVVPDGEHRDADKMAATLNRHGVTLLHVVPALLRLLVDSPTFAENRSLRAVVSAGEALTNHLRRAFKDVQSARLYNAYGPTEATVYATVFDATDDNNGRWAGQADVPIGEALDNIRCHVLDEQLRPVPDGAPGELCLSGVALADGYHGDPERTAEQFVRTDERIYRTGDLVRRLPEGGLSYLGRLDHQVKLNGFRVELGEVESAMLAAPGVRDAVAIVRKHEDGHSQLLGYVAPECDAEQVRAVVAQRLPGYMVPVHVVALPELPRLPSGKTDRKALPEPVVTTTPVVKASRPKAGALDLVRSIWTEVIGRAPADDEHFFEAGGDSILAMQLVSKLRRAGCTVDVRDLHRTPVLADLAANLQAPEVEVPTGERFLAPIQSWFLDTVHTDRHHWNQSVLLELTRPIDPLLLGLALQAIVNAHPALSMRLADRDVIDAQPFTNQRPKDVLDSVEHTGPESIVELQQSLDPEAGVLLKARHLRDGDHESLLIAIHHLAVDGVSWRILLDDLDSAVAALEQGELPRLPDEGQSYRSWLDGLPALAADAPATAYWRAAARRRQTADTLVRLGSTGVEGDARRVELTLDEPATSALLGRIPAALGMPVHDVLTGLVALALGRWRGCGSVTFDVETHGRQTATGDVSRTVGWFTALYPVVTTVDRTLAPADHLRAIRAELAEVPDGGAGFAVCAGTSIAELPAALVSFNYLGQVDQLAGSFFRVSDGAVPGERSPRAERPHSVELYGIVRDGELRLGATFVPSAVDGVDEHGVAALLAQLRELAASLADTPSEPEEVPLSSQQCGILIDSLAHRGTGRYVEQMGWVWRGPLDTERFAAAWRQTVRRHAALRSSFAWDGHPRLLVHDHVTPEVLVVKDKSWEQLLADDRRRGFDLDQPPLLRIAVLDDGTRHRVLLSFHHALLDGWGMALVLEDFYLAYLGHPRPIEPGEPDARSHARWLADQDTTDAEAFWSSKLNGVELSTQPGVLADTTGESGIGRVELRYNASNLSDLLRSIARRGATESTLLQTLWAILLHRFGGGDVVSFGVTLSGRGIPLPGAERIPGLLMTTLPLTVPVSNGDTVSELVDRVRDAALDMSTFEWVSTGQVHDWSGRRGTTPLFESLLVVENYPSTLGEVGRLLGEAGITVEQPNVIGAQTAYPCTLLTHRDGDDLVLTIVHDKAQVGTAAAERIAELWQRALANVSLTTPVVELLGDVELPQFSRPQPVEAAAVITEWPDDEIVDVVREVWRHVLGVPAVQPTDHFFASGGHSLLATRFLRELSERCGRTARLDDLLANPTAAAFAVAFTAGTDGPRSPLVPLCPGLDPVLYLIHPPGGQVACYAEFARHYPGPEALFGIRDPRVDEPGRPRDLSVTDLARQYHDLLLPRMNGGPVVLGGFSGGGVIAQELACQLHESTGTRPLVLAIDSAAPTGEVTDTGAEGSFLRQLVEHDRSQAVAGKNIESGADYLDELAAVSEWMSGTGQADPYQLLAGTLAAVERHQPRRYDGPVAVLRAEETDFGSQTEFGAADTYYRTPGLGWEDHCADVSAQVVAGNHVTLMTGDNVRRLATTVADLVRRQHTRGDDVDA, encoded by the coding sequence ATGACATCAACCATCGAGGCGCCGGTCCAGGTGCCGTGGTCCGCGGTGCCGCTGTCGGCGGAGCAGCAGGGTCTCCTGTACCTGCACCAGTTGGAGCCGGATTTGGCCCGTTACCACGTGCCGGTGGCGTTCGAGCTGGTCGGCGAGCTGGATGTGCCGGCCCTGGAGCGTGCACTGAAGTCATTGGTGCGGCGGCATCCGCTGCTGGCCGCCCGTACCGGCGCGGACCCGGCGGTGCTGGACGCCGACCCCGAACGCACGATCCCGTTGGAGCGCAAGACCTTCCATGGGGGCTCCACGCAGGCCGTCGAGTTGCTGCAACGGGAATCCGTGAAGCCGTTGGACGTGGAGAACGCGGGTATGACCCGGGCGGTTCTCGTGACGTCCACAGAGGACCGTCATCACCTGATGCTGGTGGTGCACCACGTGGTCCTGGACGGCGAGGCGTCCGGCGTGCTGGTGGCCGACCTCTGGTCGCTCTACACGGCCGAGCGCAACGGAACCGCGGGGCCGGTGAAGCCGGCCGTGCCGGCGCACGCCTACGCCGACCACATCGCGGCCCGCCGCAGCCAGAACGAGCAGGAACTTCGTGCCTACTGGCAGGCAGTCCTCAAGGACGGCTGCGGCCCGGTGGAGTTGCCGAGCGACGGTCCGGCGGACAAGGCCACCGCCGACGTGGTGCTGGAGTTCGACGCCGAGCAGACGGCGGCGGTGAACTCCTTTGCCCGCAAGCAGCGGGTGGGCGTGTTCCCGGTGCTGCTGGCGGCGTTCCAGCGCACGCTGGCCCAGTTCGCACGGCAGCAGCGGGTCGCGGTCGCGGTGCCGGTGAGCACCCGCCACGACCCGGCCCTGGACCGGGCGGTCGGCTGCTTCGTCAACACGGTTCTGGTGCGCTCGCCGGAAAACCCGGAGCTGGACCGGGCGGACTACGTCCGCGCGGTCCGCACCGAGGTGGCCCGGGCGATCGACCACGCCGCGCTGCCGTACCCGCGGATCGCCGAGCTGGCCCCGGGCGTCGACTTCAACTGCGTGTTCACGTACCAGAGCTGGTTCGAGCCGGGCGGTTTCGGCGACAGCGTGCCGGGCCTGCGAATCAAGCTGGTGGAGCAGGTGCACCAGCCGGTGGTCGGCGACCTGACGCTGGAGCTGTTCGCCGACGGCGACCGCATCCGCGGCCGACTCCGTTACGCCACCGACAAGTTCGCCGAGCCGACGGCGACTTCCTTTGCCCGGCAACTGGTGGCCAATGCCTGTGGCGAGCAGGTCGCGGTGCACACCGACGACACGGCGATCGCGTTCGACGAGCAGGACGACATCCACTGGTCGCTTCGCCGTGCGGCGAAGGAGAACGCCGACCGGATCGCCCTCCAGGAAGGCGACCGGAGCTGGACCTATGCCGAGCTCGACGCCGAGACTGCCAAGCGTGCAGCCGGTTTGAGAGCCAACGGCGTCAACATTGGTGACACGGTTGGGTTGTGGCTGCCGCGTAGCGCCGAGCAGGTGATCGCGGTGCTGTCCGTGCTGCGGGCCGGCGCGGTGTTCGTGCCGCTCGACCCGGCGCATCCCGATCACCGTCTGGACGACATCGCCCGTCGGGCCCGGCTGGCCCTGGTCATCCGTGAGGCCAACGACCGGCCCACGCCGGCTGACGTGGTCGGCGTTGAACTGTCCTCATTGGATGGTCCGGCGATCGACGACGTGCCGCCGCGGGCCGACCAGCCGGCGTACGTGCTGTTCACGTCGGGCAGCACCGGCGTACCCAAGGGCGTTGTCGTCGGGCACCGCGCGTTTGTCAACCACCTCGCGTGGAGCAAGCGGTACTTCGACGTAACTTCGGACGACGCCATGGCGTTCTCGGGCACGCTGAGCTTCGATGTCACGCTGCACCAGCTGTTCGTGCCGCTGGTCTGCGGCGCACGGCTGGTCGTCGTGCCGGATGGCGAGCACCGCGACGCCGACAAGATGGCCGCCACGCTCAACCGGCACGGCGTCACGCTGCTGCACGTCGTCCCGGCGCTGCTCAGGCTCCTGGTCGACAGCCCGACCTTCGCTGAGAACCGGTCGCTGCGGGCCGTGGTCAGCGCCGGCGAGGCGCTGACCAACCACCTGCGCCGCGCGTTCAAGGACGTGCAGTCAGCCCGGCTCTACAACGCTTACGGGCCAACGGAAGCCACGGTCTACGCCACGGTTTTCGATGCCACCGACGACAACAACGGCCGCTGGGCCGGGCAGGCCGATGTGCCGATCGGCGAGGCGCTTGACAACATCCGTTGTCACGTCCTGGACGAGCAATTGCGACCTGTGCCGGACGGTGCGCCGGGCGAGCTGTGCCTGTCCGGCGTTGCGCTGGCCGACGGCTACCACGGCGACCCGGAGCGCACGGCCGAGCAGTTCGTCCGCACGGACGAGCGCATCTACCGCACCGGTGACCTGGTCCGGCGACTGCCCGAGGGCGGCCTGTCCTACCTCGGCCGCCTGGACCACCAGGTGAAGCTGAACGGCTTCCGGGTGGAGCTGGGCGAGGTCGAGTCGGCGATGCTGGCCGCGCCGGGCGTCCGTGACGCCGTGGCCATCGTGCGCAAACACGAGGACGGCCACAGCCAGCTGTTGGGTTATGTGGCCCCGGAATGCGACGCCGAGCAGGTCCGTGCCGTTGTGGCGCAACGACTGCCGGGTTACATGGTGCCGGTGCACGTGGTCGCGCTGCCGGAGCTGCCGCGACTGCCCAGCGGCAAGACCGACCGCAAGGCCCTGCCGGAGCCGGTCGTCACGACCACACCGGTCGTCAAGGCCAGCAGGCCGAAGGCCGGTGCTCTGGACCTTGTGCGCAGCATCTGGACAGAGGTGATCGGTCGTGCGCCGGCCGACGACGAGCACTTCTTCGAGGCCGGCGGCGATTCCATCCTGGCCATGCAGCTGGTGTCCAAGCTTCGCCGCGCCGGCTGCACGGTCGACGTCCGCGACCTCCACCGCACGCCGGTGCTGGCCGACCTGGCGGCCAACCTCCAGGCACCCGAGGTGGAAGTTCCCACGGGTGAACGCTTCCTGGCCCCGATCCAGTCCTGGTTCCTCGACACCGTGCACACCGACCGGCACCACTGGAACCAGTCGGTGCTGCTGGAACTGACCCGCCCGATCGACCCGTTGCTGCTGGGCCTGGCCTTGCAGGCCATCGTCAACGCCCACCCGGCGCTGTCCATGCGTTTGGCCGACCGGGACGTCATCGACGCCCAGCCGTTCACCAACCAACGGCCCAAGGATGTGCTCGACTCCGTCGAGCACACGGGCCCAGAGTCCATTGTGGAGTTGCAGCAGAGCCTCGACCCCGAGGCCGGCGTTCTGCTGAAGGCACGACACCTGCGTGACGGCGACCACGAGTCGCTGCTCATCGCGATTCACCACCTCGCGGTGGACGGGGTCTCCTGGCGCATCCTGCTGGACGACCTCGACTCCGCCGTGGCGGCGCTCGAACAGGGCGAGCTGCCACGGTTGCCCGACGAGGGCCAGTCCTACCGGAGCTGGCTCGACGGGCTGCCCGCGCTGGCGGCCGACGCGCCCGCCACCGCCTATTGGCGGGCGGCGGCGCGTCGGCGCCAGACGGCGGACACGTTGGTGCGCCTTGGTTCCACCGGCGTCGAGGGCGACGCGCGGCGAGTCGAGCTGACCCTGGACGAGCCGGCGACCTCGGCCTTGCTGGGCCGTATCCCGGCGGCGCTGGGCATGCCGGTGCACGACGTGCTGACCGGCTTGGTTGCGCTCGCGCTGGGCCGGTGGCGGGGCTGCGGCTCGGTCACCTTCGACGTTGAGACGCACGGACGGCAGACGGCCACCGGTGACGTCTCCCGCACGGTCGGCTGGTTCACCGCGCTCTATCCCGTGGTGACCACAGTGGACCGAACGCTGGCACCGGCCGATCACCTGCGCGCGATCCGCGCGGAGCTGGCCGAGGTGCCCGATGGCGGTGCGGGTTTCGCCGTCTGTGCCGGCACATCCATCGCCGAGCTGCCGGCCGCGCTGGTCAGCTTCAACTACCTGGGTCAGGTCGACCAGCTCGCCGGCAGTTTCTTCCGCGTCAGCGACGGCGCGGTGCCGGGGGAGCGGTCGCCACGGGCCGAGCGTCCGCATTCCGTTGAGCTCTACGGGATTGTCCGTGATGGCGAACTGCGTCTCGGCGCGACCTTCGTTCCGTCCGCTGTGGATGGTGTCGACGAGCATGGCGTCGCGGCCCTGTTGGCCCAGTTGCGCGAACTCGCCGCCTCGCTGGCCGACACGCCGTCGGAGCCGGAGGAGGTGCCGCTGAGCTCGCAGCAGTGCGGCATCCTCATCGACTCCTTGGCGCATCGGGGAACCGGTCGTTACGTCGAGCAGATGGGCTGGGTCTGGCGTGGCCCGCTGGACACCGAACGGTTCGCCGCCGCCTGGCGGCAGACCGTGCGCCGGCACGCCGCCCTGCGTTCCTCCTTCGCGTGGGACGGCCACCCGCGTCTGCTGGTGCACGACCACGTGACGCCGGAAGTCCTTGTCGTCAAGGACAAGTCATGGGAGCAGCTGCTGGCCGACGACCGTCGCCGTGGCTTCGATCTCGACCAGCCGCCGCTCCTGCGGATTGCCGTGCTGGACGACGGGACGCGGCATCGAGTGCTGTTGAGCTTCCACCACGCCCTGCTGGACGGCTGGGGCATGGCCCTGGTGCTGGAGGACTTCTATCTGGCCTACCTGGGCCACCCGCGCCCGATCGAGCCCGGCGAGCCCGATGCCCGCAGCCACGCCCGCTGGCTGGCCGACCAGGACACCACCGACGCCGAGGCGTTCTGGTCGTCCAAGCTCAACGGCGTCGAGCTGTCGACCCAGCCCGGCGTCCTCGCCGACACCACCGGCGAGTCCGGCATCGGCCGAGTCGAGCTGCGATACAACGCCAGCAACCTGTCCGACCTGCTGCGGAGCATCGCCCGCCGCGGTGCGACGGAGAGCACTCTGCTCCAGACTCTGTGGGCAATCCTGTTGCACCGCTTCGGCGGTGGCGATGTCGTCAGCTTCGGCGTGACCCTCTCTGGCCGCGGCATTCCGCTGCCGGGCGCGGAGCGCATCCCCGGCCTGCTCATGACCACGCTCCCGCTGACTGTCCCGGTAAGTAACGGTGACACCGTTAGCGAACTGGTCGACCGGGTGCGCGACGCGGCGCTGGACATGTCCACCTTCGAATGGGTGTCCACCGGCCAGGTGCACGACTGGAGCGGCCGGCGCGGCACCACACCGCTGTTCGAGAGCCTGCTGGTGGTGGAGAACTACCCGAGCACGCTGGGCGAGGTGGGCCGGCTGCTGGGCGAGGCCGGCATCACCGTCGAGCAGCCGAACGTGATCGGCGCACAGACCGCGTACCCGTGCACGCTGCTGACCCACCGGGACGGCGACGACCTCGTGCTGACCATCGTGCACGACAAGGCGCAGGTCGGAACCGCTGCGGCGGAACGAATCGCCGAGCTGTGGCAGCGCGCACTGGCCAACGTGTCGTTGACAACACCTGTTGTCGAGCTCCTTGGCGACGTCGAACTCCCGCAGTTCAGCCGGCCACAGCCGGTCGAGGCCGCGGCCGTGATCACCGAGTGGCCGGATGACGAGATCGTGGACGTGGTGCGGGAGGTGTGGCGGCACGTGCTCGGCGTCCCGGCCGTCCAGCCGACCGACCACTTCTTCGCCAGCGGCGGCCATTCCCTGCTGGCCACCCGGTTCCTGCGTGAGCTGAGCGAGCGCTGCGGCCGCACGGCCCGCCTGGATGATCTGCTGGCCAACCCCACCGCCGCCGCGTTTGCCGTGGCCTTCACCGCCGGCACGGATGGTCCGCGCAGCCCGCTGGTTCCGCTTTGCCCGGGCCTGGATCCCGTGCTGTACCTCATTCATCCGCCCGGCGGCCAGGTCGCCTGCTACGCCGAGTTCGCCCGGCACTACCCGGGACCCGAGGCGCTGTTCGGCATCCGCGACCCGCGGGTCGACGAGCCCGGCCGCCCGCGCGATCTCTCCGTCACCGACCTGGCCCGGCAGTACCACGACCTGTTGCTGCCGCGCATGAACGGCGGTCCGGTCGTGCTCGGCGGCTTCTCCGGCGGCGGCGTCATCGCCCAGGAACTGGCCTGCCAGCTGCACGAATCCACCGGCACGCGACCGCTCGTGCTGGCCATCGATTCGGCCGCGCCGACCGGCGAGGTCACCGACACCGGGGCGGAAGGCAGCTTCCTACGCCAACTTGTCGAGCACGACCGATCGCAGGCCGTTGCCGGCAAGAACATCGAGTCCGGGGCCGACTACCTGGACGAGCTGGCCGCGGTGTCGGAGTGGATGAGCGGCACCGGCCAGGCCGATCCGTACCAGCTGCTCGCCGGCACCCTCGCCGCCGTCGAACGCCACCAACCTCGCCGCTACGACGGACCTGTCGCCGTCTTGCGGGCCGAGGAGACCGATTTCGGTTCACAGACCGAGTTCGGCGCGGCCGACACGTACTACCGCACACCGGGTCTTGGCTGGGAGGACCACTGCGCCGACGTGTCGGCGCAGGTCGTCGCCGGCAACCACGTGACCCTGATGACCGGCGACAACGTGCGCCGGCTCGCCACCACCGTCGCCGACCTGGTGCGGCGCCAGCACACGAGGGGAGACGACGTCGATGCCTAG
- the fabD gene encoding ACP S-malonyltransferase, with the protein MPRIYLFAGQGAQKVGMGREEFERFPELEREASEVLGYSVRTLCLEDPDLLLGNTRYTQPAMFVVNALAYRAKVEERGRPELALGHSLGEYNALEAAGAFSFADGLRLVAARAAAMARITGGGMTVVAGLGETQIRFLLLRAGFDTVELANLNTPQQTVLAGPVDDLEEFAPILEDAGARMVRRLPVSGPFHSRHMTPAAQELAPLLRATTFNPLAFPVIANLTAQPYTVDTAAELLIGQIDGAVRWSESLLPLVDSEFVEVGGTMLTSMVRQIKRAAVAA; encoded by the coding sequence ATGCCTAGGATCTATCTGTTCGCCGGGCAGGGGGCCCAGAAGGTGGGCATGGGCCGGGAGGAGTTCGAGCGCTTCCCGGAGCTGGAGCGCGAGGCCAGCGAGGTGCTGGGCTACTCGGTGCGCACCCTCTGCTTGGAGGACCCGGACCTGTTGCTGGGCAACACCCGCTACACGCAGCCCGCGATGTTCGTGGTCAATGCCTTGGCGTACCGAGCGAAGGTGGAAGAGAGGGGTCGGCCGGAGCTGGCCCTCGGCCACAGCCTCGGCGAGTACAACGCCCTTGAGGCGGCCGGCGCGTTCAGTTTCGCCGACGGCCTGCGGCTGGTCGCCGCGCGGGCGGCGGCGATGGCCCGGATCACCGGCGGCGGCATGACCGTTGTCGCCGGCCTCGGCGAGACCCAGATCCGATTCCTGTTGCTACGCGCCGGTTTTGACACCGTCGAGCTGGCCAACCTCAACACGCCGCAGCAGACCGTCCTGGCCGGCCCGGTCGACGACTTGGAGGAGTTCGCGCCGATCCTGGAGGACGCCGGCGCGCGCATGGTGCGCCGACTCCCGGTCAGCGGCCCGTTCCACTCCCGGCACATGACCCCGGCGGCCCAGGAACTCGCCCCGCTGCTGCGGGCCACGACGTTCAACCCGTTGGCGTTCCCGGTGATCGCCAACCTGACCGCGCAGCCGTACACAGTGGACACTGCCGCCGAGTTGCTCATCGGGCAGATCGACGGCGCGGTGCGGTGGAGCGAGTCCCTGCTGCCCCTGGTGGATTCCGAATTCGTCGAGGTGGGCGGCACGATGTTGACCAGCATGGTCCGTCAGATCAAGCGAGCGGCGGTGGCGGCATGA
- a CDS encoding thioesterase II family protein, protein MSSVVIPKPVPDARMRVFLFHHAGGSHLLYRDWVPHFPADWEICLVEAPGRGRLSHLDPLDDVAAIVSFLLPDIRQLLDKPFVLFGHSMGAMIAYELTHRLLAAGLPLPSWLGLSARAAPRPDGGLDVRNRHLMPADALRRSIADMGGTPWSVLSDPDWWAFLEPLLRADLKAVETWRPRPGTPVLPVPLSVFGGEHDVVVRPERLLAWQERTEYFRGMHVFDGDHFYFKGRLPDFVDRIVADVGVFSVR, encoded by the coding sequence ATGAGCTCCGTGGTCATCCCCAAACCCGTGCCCGACGCCCGGATGCGCGTGTTCCTGTTCCACCACGCCGGCGGTTCGCACCTGCTCTACCGCGACTGGGTCCCGCATTTCCCGGCCGACTGGGAGATCTGTCTGGTCGAGGCGCCCGGCCGCGGGCGGCTCTCGCACCTGGACCCGCTGGACGACGTGGCCGCCATCGTCTCGTTCCTGCTGCCGGATATCCGTCAGCTGCTGGACAAGCCGTTCGTCCTCTTCGGACACAGCATGGGCGCGATGATCGCGTACGAGCTGACACACCGGCTGCTGGCCGCCGGCCTGCCGCTGCCGTCCTGGCTCGGTCTCAGCGCTCGGGCCGCCCCTCGCCCGGACGGGGGACTTGACGTCCGCAACCGTCACCTGATGCCGGCCGACGCCTTGAGGCGCTCGATCGCCGACATGGGTGGCACCCCGTGGTCCGTGTTGTCGGACCCGGACTGGTGGGCGTTCCTGGAGCCGCTGCTGCGCGCCGACCTCAAGGCCGTCGAGACCTGGCGACCCCGGCCGGGCACGCCCGTGCTGCCGGTGCCGCTGTCGGTGTTCGGCGGCGAGCACGACGTCGTGGTTCGACCGGAACGGCTGCTTGCCTGGCAGGAGCGAACCGAGTACTTCCGAGGGATGCACGTCTTCGACGGCGACCATTTCTACTTCAAGGGGCGGTTGCCCGACTTCGTCGACCGGATCGTGGCGGACGTGGGGGTGTTCAGTGTCCGTTGA
- a CDS encoding 4'-phosphopantetheinyl transferase family protein encodes MSVEVWLCRDEDLPAERAAELADRWLDDQEHATADRFVFDRDRRQYLASHVLVRRVLSLRTDVPEAQLRFWRSHRGRPFLEPPVGGWPLGDQGLDFNLSHTHGANVVGVSSHRRIGVDVEMVDREDMRSVDRVAEAFSAGEREWLAGLPEESRRREVLRLWVLKEAYAKARGLGLALPFDSFAFDLDLNGPVHGFHPPRDDPDGNWQFVELDAGDSIQLAVAVERLGTELCSVRLHRGFPALEPVLSS; translated from the coding sequence GTGTCCGTTGAGGTGTGGCTGTGCCGGGACGAGGACCTGCCGGCCGAGCGCGCGGCCGAGCTGGCCGACCGCTGGCTCGACGACCAGGAGCACGCGACCGCCGACCGGTTCGTGTTCGACCGCGACCGGCGCCAGTACCTGGCCTCGCACGTGCTGGTGCGCCGGGTGTTGTCGCTGCGTACGGACGTGCCGGAGGCGCAGCTTCGGTTCTGGCGCAGCCACCGCGGCCGGCCGTTCCTGGAACCCCCGGTCGGCGGTTGGCCGCTCGGCGATCAGGGCCTCGACTTCAACCTGTCGCACACGCACGGGGCCAACGTCGTCGGTGTGTCGTCGCACCGACGCATCGGCGTCGACGTGGAGATGGTCGACCGGGAGGACATGCGCTCGGTCGACCGCGTCGCCGAGGCCTTTTCCGCTGGTGAGCGCGAGTGGCTGGCCGGGCTGCCGGAGGAGTCGCGGCGTCGGGAGGTGCTGCGGCTCTGGGTGCTCAAGGAGGCGTACGCCAAGGCCCGCGGCCTCGGCCTGGCGCTGCCGTTCGACTCCTTCGCGTTCGACCTCGATCTGAACGGGCCGGTACACGGCTTCCACCCGCCGCGCGACGACCCCGACGGCAACTGGCAGTTCGTCGAGCTCGATGCCGGCGACTCGATCCAGCTGGCGGTGGCCGTCGAACGGCTCGGAACCGAGCTCTGCTCGGTCCGGCTGCATCGGGGATTTCCCGCTCTCGAGCCAGTCTTGAGTTCTTGA
- a CDS encoding MFS transporter, producing the protein MTETLGAATQRAAAHRWKILAVVCLVQFMLMVDDTVVNVALPSIQDALGFTPAQLPWVVNAYILAFGGLLVAAGRLGDRLGLLRTFTVGTALFALASLACGLAHAPWQLIAARFVQGIGAALTSPTVLGLITTVFTEPSERGKAFGTWGAVAITGGLSGVILSGLITGLLSWQWVFFINLPVAACALILLPMYARGVALGRRETKIGLLGAVLLTLAVAATVYALLDLRFWLLAVAAVLFGGFVLSERLGSSPLIPSGLLAARPRVFALTAGILATGALFGTFFTLTLQLQHTLHFGALLAGLAYIPFAAGSFASIRLGPKFGSRFAPQRLLQLALAVVTVGALLLAGGVIVGGYPALLPGLVVFAFGIGLVLPGTAALAVSGVAPENAGVAGGLVTSAQQLGGAVGLAVASILLGPAGDQHAASLAAAAVLAFGAFLAAFGTRPAE; encoded by the coding sequence ATGACTGAGACCCTGGGGGCGGCGACTCAGCGGGCGGCAGCGCACCGCTGGAAGATCCTCGCCGTGGTCTGCCTGGTGCAGTTCATGCTGATGGTGGACGACACCGTCGTGAACGTGGCGCTGCCCAGCATCCAGGACGCGCTCGGCTTCACGCCGGCGCAGCTGCCGTGGGTGGTCAACGCCTACATCCTGGCGTTCGGCGGCCTGCTGGTGGCTGCCGGCCGGCTCGGCGACCGGCTCGGTCTGCTGCGCACGTTCACCGTCGGCACCGCGTTGTTCGCGCTAGCGTCGCTAGCCTGCGGGCTCGCGCACGCCCCGTGGCAGCTGATCGCCGCGCGGTTCGTGCAGGGCATCGGGGCGGCGTTGACCTCGCCGACCGTGCTCGGGCTGATCACCACCGTGTTCACCGAGCCGTCCGAGCGGGGCAAGGCGTTCGGCACGTGGGGCGCGGTGGCGATCACCGGCGGCCTGTCCGGCGTGATCCTGTCCGGCCTGATCACCGGTCTGCTGTCGTGGCAGTGGGTGTTCTTCATCAACCTGCCCGTCGCCGCGTGCGCGTTGATCTTGCTGCCGATGTACGCGCGTGGGGTGGCTCTTGGCCGGCGCGAGACCAAGATCGGCCTGCTCGGGGCCGTGCTGCTCACTCTGGCCGTCGCCGCCACCGTCTATGCCCTGCTCGACCTGCGGTTCTGGCTGTTGGCCGTGGCCGCGGTGCTGTTCGGCGGCTTTGTGTTGAGCGAGCGTCTCGGGTCGAGTCCGTTGATCCCGTCCGGGCTGCTCGCCGCCCGGCCCCGGGTGTTCGCGTTGACGGCCGGCATCCTGGCCACCGGCGCGCTGTTCGGCACCTTCTTCACGTTGACCTTGCAGCTCCAACACACTCTGCACTTCGGCGCTCTGCTGGCCGGTTTGGCGTACATCCCGTTCGCCGCCGGGTCGTTCGCCAGCATCCGGCTCGGCCCCAAGTTCGGTTCCCGGTTCGCCCCGCAGCGCCTGCTCCAGCTGGCCTTGGCCGTAGTAACGGTTGGTGCGTTACTGCTGGCCGGTGGTGTCATCGTCGGCGGTTATCCCGCGTTGCTGCCCGGCCTGGTGGTGTTCGCCTTCGGCATCGGGCTCGTGCTGCCGGGGACGGCCGCGTTGGCCGTCTCCGGCGTCGCCCCCGAGAACGCCGGTGTCGCCGGCGGGCTCGTGACCAGCGCCCAGCAGCTCGGCGGGGCCGTCGGCCTGGCCGTCGCGTCCATCTTGCTCGGACCCGCCGGTGACCAGCACGCCGCGTCTTTGGCCGCTGCTGCCGTGCTCGCGTTCGGCGCGTTCCTGGCCGCGTTCGGCACTCGCCCGGCGGAATGA